The window ACCCGGCTGTGGCGAGCGACGACACGTTCCGGGTCGTCGAGCCCGAACCGGGACTCCTCGCGGCCGGCGGGGCCGACATCGTCATCCAGGAGCGGTCGCTGGTCGCCGCGGACTCGGAGAAGGGCCGCGCGGCGGTCGCCGAGCTCCGGACCACGGTCCAGCAGTTCAACGACCGCCGGATGCTGAACGAGACCAACGCCTCGGCCGCCTACCCCGTCTTCCCCGTCTCGCTGCGGTACGCCGACCGTGGCTCGGTCGATACCGGCAGCGACGGTGGAGCGGGCGGTGACGGGGGAACGGGTGGCGGCGGTGACGGGGGAACGGGTGGCGGCGGTGAGGGCGGCACTGGCAGTGACGGCGGTGCGGGCGGCGACGGTGACGGTGACGGCGGCGGCCTGCCGTCGGGCGGCGGTGGCGGCCAGTTCGGTGTTCCGGGGCTCTCGGGCGGCGTCTTCGGGAGTGGCACCACGGCCGGGACGCCGGGTGACCTCGCACCCCCGTTCCCCTTCGGCTCGCTGGTGCTGGCGTTCGTCTTCGTCATCCCGCTGAACTTCGTCATCCAGGCGTACGGCTCGTCCGTGCTGAGCGAGCGGCTCAACCGGCGCGGGGAGTTGCTGCTCGTGGCGCCGGTGAAGCCACGCGAGATCGTCGCCGGCAAGACGCTCCCCTACCTCGTCGGCGCCATCGCCATCACCGGCGCCATCACGGGCCTCATCACGCTCGGAACCGGGAGCGGGAGCCTGCTGTCGGTGGTCGCGGTGGCGGCGCTGGCGCTCCTGTTCCTGGCCGCCTCGTTCGTCGGCGCGATGTTCGCGCGCTCGTTCAAGGAGCTCACCTTCGTCACCGTCGCCATCTCCGTGCTGCTGATGACGTTCGCGTTCGTCCCGGCCATCTTCACGGATGTCGGCAGCGTGGCGCTCATCTCGCCGCTGACGCTGGTCGTCCGTGACCTGACGGGGGCGACGGTCGGCCTCGGCGGTATCGTGTTCGCGTTGCTCCCGACCACGCTGACCGCGCTCCTCCTGTTCACGCTCGGCACGGGCATCTACCGCGAGGAGGATATGTTCACCCAGCGGCCCGTCCATCTGAAGGCGATGGACTCGCTCGCGGCCCGCATCAGCCGCCCGCGCTCGCTGACGCTCGTGGTCGCGGCGCTCGTCCCGTTCGTCTTCGTCGCGGAGCTGATGGCCGTCGCGCTGCTGTTCGCGCTCCCGGGCGGGCTCTCGGTCGTGCTGCTCCTGACGGTCGTGGCCGTCATCGAGGAGCTGGCGAAGTCGCTCCCGGTCTACGCCGGGTTCATGCACGCCCGCTACGAGCGGACGGCCCGGACGGCCGTCGTCGCGGGCGCGTTCGCCGGCTTCGGCTTCTTCCTCGCCGAGAAGCTCACCCTCATCGTCCAGGTGGTCGGGCTGGACCAGCAGATATCGGAGGGGAGCGCCGTCTTCCAGACTGGCGCGAACGCGGGGCCGGCCGTGGCGCTCCTGCTGTTGCTCGCCCCACTCGCGCTCCACGTCGTCACGACCACGCTCTCGGCGCTGGGTGCCACCCGGAGCCGCGACGGGTACGCGCTCGGCCTGACGGCTGCCATCTTCCTGCACGTCGTCTACAACCTCTCGGTGGTGGTCTTCCTTGTCTGACCGAACCGGTTCCTTCGGCTCGGGCAGTCGTCCCATCCGGACCGATGGTGGGGAGGCGAGCAGCAGCGGGGACGGCGCCGCGGACGGTACGCCGCGGGCCGACGGCGGGGAACCCGCCAGTTCGGGCGGGCGGGGCCTCGGCTGGGCGCTCCGAATGCGGGGCGTGGTCGCCAGGCGTGACCTCACTTCGCTCACCCGCGAGAAGACCATCGTCCTGGCGCTGCTCATCCAGCTGTTCGTCGCCGCGTTCTCCTCGTTCCTCGTCGTCGGGCTCACGTCGCTGTACGACCCGTCGGCGGTGCAGGGCAAGGTGACCGTCGGGGTGACCGGCGAGGCGGCCGACGTGGTCGCCGCCGCCGGGGCCGGTCGCGAGGGACTCTCGGCTGTCCGGTACGACACGCGGGACGACGCCCTCGCGGCGTTCGAGGCGAACCAGGTCGACGCGCTCGTCGCCGCCGAGCGGTACGCGGACGAGAGCGGCGGCACCCGCGTCCGCATCGAGGCGACAGCGCCCGCCAACAGCTTCCGTGGGACGCTCATCGTCGCTCAGTTACGTGAGACGCTGGAGGCGCTCGAACGCCAGGAGCGCCAGGAACGCGCCGCGTATCTCGACGCACCCGTGATTCCGCTCCCGGGCGAGGTGAGCGCGAGCCCCTACTTCGGGTTCTCGTACACCGTGCTCGTCCCGCTGTTGCTGTTCCTGCCCGTCTTCATCGCGGGCTCGGTCGCGGTCGACATCGTGACCGAGGAGATCGAACGGGGGACGCTCGAACTCCTGCAGGTCGCGCCCCTCTCCCTGACGGCCATCGCCGACGGGAAGGCGCTGGGCGCGGTGTTCCTGGGTCCGGCACAGGCGCTGCTGTGGATGGCGCTCCTGACGCTGAACGGCATCACCGTCGCGAACCTGCCGGGGCTGCTCGTGCTCACGGCGGGGCTCTCCCTGGCACTGGTCGCCGTCGGCATCGGGCTGGGGCTGGTGGTCCGGGAACGCCAGCGGGCCCAGTTGCTCTACTCCCTGGGCGTCCTCGGCGCGTTCGCCGGCGCGGCCCTGCTCCCCGAGCACCCAGCCACCACGGCCGCACTGCTGGCCATCGACTCGCCCGGCGAGTTCTCCCGGCTGCTGGTCGTGCTATATCTCGTCGCCGGCGTCGCCGTGGCCCTGGGGGTCCGCTCGTTCGTGACCCGCATCGACGCCGAGGGTCTGTAGCCCGCCCCGGGCCGAACCGCCAGCGTCAATCCCCCGTCCGTCGCACTGTGGACCATGCAGGTGTACGGACTCCTCGGCAACCCGGTGGGGCACTCGCTGTCGCCGCCGATGCACGAGGCCGGCTACGAGGAACTGGGACTCGACGCCCGGTACGTCACGTTCGAACCCGCTCCTGACGAGTTCGATGACGCCGTCGCGGGTGCGCGGGCGCTGGGTGTGCGCGGCCTGAACGTCACCATCCCGTTCAAGAGCGACGCACTGGCTCACCCCGACGTCGAGGCCGACGGGCTCGCCGAGCGCATCGGCGCCGTGAACACGCTCGATTTCGGCGGCGACCGCATTACGGGGCACAACACCGACGCGGCCGGGGTCACGCGCGCGTTCGAGCATCACGATGTCGCCCTCGAGGGCGCGGGGGTCGTCGTGGGCGCGGGCGGGGCCGGGCGGGCGGCCGCGTTCGCGCTCGCCGATGCGGGCGTCGACGTGACCATCGCCAACCGCACGGAGTCGAAGGCCACCGACCTCGCCGCGGCGGTTCCGGGGGCGTCGGGTCACCCGCTCGACGCCGTGCCGGACCTCCTCGCGGGCGCGGACCTGCTGGTCAACGCCACCAGCGTCGGGATGGAGGAGGACACCAGTCCGGTGCCAGCCGAGGCGCTCCACGGTGACCTCGCGGTGCTCGACGCCGTCTATACACCCATCGAGACGCGGCTCCTCCGCGATGCGGCGGCGGCCGGTGCGACGACCGTCGACGGGGCGTGGATGCTCCTCTTCCAGGGGGTCGAGGCGTTCGAACTGTGGACCGGTGAGCAGGCCCCCGTCGACGCGATGAACGCGGCGCTGCGCGGGGTACTCTAGCGAGCTGCCCGGGTCGTCAGCCCATCGTGTTGGGGTTTAAGTCCAGCCCCGCCATCGCTTCGGACATGACGCTGTTCGACTCCATCCTGTCACTGCTGGGGCTGAAGTCGACGGACTCCGACAGCCGGTCGGAGTCGACCGACGTGACCGTCGAGCACGACCCCGACGCCGAGAACGAGGCGGCGGTGAAAGGCACCGACGCCACTGCTTCGACAGGGTCCATCACGGAGGAGCCCCCGGAGGACGAGGGGGCTGCGGAGCCGGCCGAGGCGACCGACGGGACCGCCGGGGCCGACCACGCCGGTACCGAGCACGAGGCCGCGGAGCCGGCCGAGGCCGCTGGTCCGTCCGACGAACCCGATACGGAGGCTGAGCCCGCGCCGGTCGACGAGAGCCCGGCGGGCGAACCCGAGGTCGAGGCCGACGAGGAGGAGACGACGGACGGAGAGGCGGAGACGGCAGACGAGGAGACGGCAGACGAGGAGGCGGCCGACGCCGCCAGCACCGAGGATGCGGCCGCGGCCGGCACGGACGCCGCGGCCTCCACCGGGAGCGTGACCGAGGAGCCCCCGGAGGAGGGTGCGGCCGCCGAACCCGCCGAGGCCGCGGGCGGTATCAGCGAGGAGGACGACGAGCACGAGGCCGCGGAGCCGGCCGAGGCCGCCGGTCCGGTGAGCGAGGAGTCCGACCCCGCCGAGGAGTCGGAGGGCGACGACGACGACCCGGTCGACACCGTGAGCGGTATCGGGCCGGCGTACGCCAGCCAGCTCGCGGACGTGGGTGTCGAGACGGTCGCGGAGCTGGCGGCCGCTGACCCGGCAGAGCTGGCCGAGGAGACGGGTATCTCAGAGAAACGGCTCACGCGGCTCGTCGAGCGCGCCGGGGAACGCCTGGACTGACGCCGGCAACCACATCGATTAAGAGAAACCTCCGACTACGACACGCCATGTACCTACCACTGCAGGCCGTGAACACCGGTATCATCGACGCGACCGGCTGGCTCGTCGGGCTCGCGAGTCTCGCCTTCACCATCGCGTGGGCGGTCTACCTGTTCCGGTAGCCCCGTCTCACGTCCCCTCGGCTTCCTCGACGACGTCGACCCGCTCGCGGAGCCACGCGGCCGCCTCCTGCACGACGCGTTCCTCGGGGCCCTGAAGCTTGACCCGGACGTGTTCGCCCGGGTAGGAGCCGACCTGGACGTCGAACTGCTCGCGGAGCTCGGCGAATCGGTCGATGAGTGCGCTCTCGGGCTCGTCGGCGGTGACGAACGCCGTGTATGTCTCGCTCCCGACGAACTGGCCGGCGATGGACTCGAACATCGACTCCATCTCCGCCGGGACGCCGGGGAGGACGTAGACGTTCTCGATGACACAGCCCGGCGCGACGCCCTCCTCGTTGTGGAGCGGCCGGGCTCCGGCAGGGATGTCCGCGGTCCCCGTCGCGAGGTCCTCGTGGGCGTAGCCGCTCTCGGATAGCCAGTCGAGCGCGACCTCGCTCTCCTCGACGGCCACGTCGAACGCCGCCGCGACGGCGTCCATCGTCAGGTCGTCGTGGGTCGGGCCGAGTCCACCCGTGACGAGGACAGCGTCGTACCGGTCCCGGTACTCGGTGACCACGCCCGCGATGTCGGCCACCCGGTCGGGGACGGTCGTCGCCCGCTCGACATCGACGCCACGCTCGGCCAGCTGCCGGCCCAGCCACGCCGCGTTCGTGTTCACCGTGTCGCCCACCAGCAGCTCGTCCCCGACGGTGACGATGGCCACGCGCATGGCTCGGCGTTGGTCCTCCCCGAGCAAAAGAGCCCCGCGATGGGACGACCGTCTCTCTCGCCGGGGCGCTACCCCATCCCCGGCGGCGGGTCGCGCCCGTCGTCGTCCTCGATGTCGATGTCGAGGCCGACCTCCTCGCGGCGTTTGACGGTCTCGCGGATCTGGAGGTAGTAGTAGAGCGCCCCGCCCGTGCCGAGCACCAGCATCAGTGCGACCAGCCCGCCGAACAGGAAGAGGTCACGCTGGAGGTAGTAGCGGACCAGCACGGAACGGGCCCGCGTGACCGAGTCCCACCTGACGTGGACCTGACCGTCGACCCGCTCGGCGCTGGTCCGTGTGGGCTGGACCTGCGCCAGGACGGGCAGGCCGACGCGAGCACCTTCGGGCAGGACCATCTCGTATGAGCCCTCGACGAACGTCGGGGTGGCCACCTGCTTGCCGTTCTTCGGCGTGGTGAACGCCAGCTTCCCGGTCTCGTTGGTCGGGAGCCGGACCGTCGTCCGGCGGCGTGACTTCGAGACCGCGAGCTTCGAGTCCGGCACGTCGACCGTCTCGCCGTCCTTCAGCATGACGAGGTTCGCGTTCCCGTCGTCGGTCTCCTGGTACCGGAGAACGGTGCCGTTCTCGTACCGGAACTGGAGCGAGATGGGGTCGACCGGCTGGTCGGTCCCGAGCGCGTCGCGGGTGTACAGCCCCATCGTGAAGTTCTCGCCCGCCTCCCGGCTCCCGGTCGTCCGGTTGCCGACGGCGTAGACGGAGGTGAAGTTGTTCTTGTTCACCTCGATGTAGCCGTCGGCGTCCGCCGTCCAGTCGTACTGGCCGCCCGGGTCCTCTGCGAGCGACCCGGACTGGACCGAGCCCGGGCCGAACACGGAGGTACAGCCACCGAGCGCGAGGAGTGCACCGAGGAGCACGACACCCGCCGCGAGACGGCGTCGACTGCCCGGTGACGGGCCTGCGCCTCCGTCGTTCGTCCCGTCGTCGGGTACGTCTCCGGTCATGGGACGACGCACAGCAGCTCCGCGGGCAGGTACTCGCCGACGGCCGACAGCAGCCCCGGCGGGTCGGTCCCCTCCTTGCAGACGACCGACTGCTCCAGCAGACCCAGCCGCTCGACGGTCACGATGTCCTGTGCGTGGCCAGCGCGGTTGACGGTGGCGCGGACCTCCGCCCGCGTAGCACTGTTGACGTTGAGTCGGCCGGTACCACGGGTCCACTCGTAGAGCCGGTCCTGCTCGCTTTCGGCGAGTGACGCCACCTCGTCGCCCTCCTCGTCTTCTGCGATGGTGTAGGTGAGCGGCAGGTGCTGGACGAGGCCGAAGCGCTGGCGGATCTGTGTGGCGTCGCCCGGCCCCAGTCCGAGGTTCTCGGCCGGGACGCGGACCGTCTCGCCGAAGCCGACGTCGAGTGTGAACCCGTCGTCGTCCCAGCGCGCGAGGGTGCCGACGTAGGTGCCGCCGGCCTCGCGGTGCGGGGTGAGTTCGCCCCACTCCTCGGCGAGCGCGTTGCGCGCGGCCGTCGCGTCCGGCCCGGAGATGGTGACGCTCGGGAAGTCGTCGTCACGGATGCCCAGCGAGGACTCGACGTCGAGTTCGCCGATGGTGTTGTCGACCTGCGAGCGTAGCGAGTCGAGCGCTCGCTCCCGGGCCTCGCCCTCCACGTAGAGCTTCGTCGCGAGAACGACCATCTACGCCTCGGCCTCGTCGGGTGCGGGCAGGTGGAGTTCCTCGCGGAGCTCGGCGATACGCTGCTCCATCGCGTCGACGAGCCGCTCGTTGGACATCGAGGTGAGTTCGCCGCCGCAGTTGGGACACTGGAAGCCGAACTCCATCGCCTCGCCGAACTCGAACCGGATGGAGTCCTGCTCGCAGAGGTAGAACTCGTTGTCGCGCTCGTAGTCCTCGCGCTCCTCCAGCGCCTCGAGCAGCCGGTGCATTTCCTCTTCGAGCCGCTCGGGGATGTTCTCGTACTCGAACGTCCAGAGGTAGGTGAGCCACCCGGAGTCCTCGTCGCGGAGCCGTCGGTAGCTCGCGAGGTCGTTCTCGTAGAGGATGAACAGGGCCCGACGCACGTCGTTGAGCTCCATCCCCAGCTCCTCGGCCAGTTCCTCGTCCGTTACCTCCCCGTCCGGGGGGGCCGCCGCCACCGGCATGCCGGTCGGCCCCACCAGCTCGTGGAGGTACTTCTGTATCACGGGGTCCTCGAGTAGATCCTCGAACGCCATTACGGTGTAATCCGCCGGTCCGCCGGGTAAAACTTCCGCTCGGGCCGTCTGTCTCCGCTCGGCCGGCCGGCGGCGGCCTGCTGGATTCGCGGGACCGAAGTAGGTCGCTCCCTGACACCGGGTATGGACGATGCGTCCGCGGGCGGTCCCGCCCCACTGACTCCCGACCGGGGGGAGCCGCACGGTTCCCCCGGGCGCCGACTGGCCGCCATCGCGGCGCTCGCCGTCGTCCCGTGGACGGTCATCCTCATCTATGGGGAGGTGACGCTCGTGTTCCCGTTCGGCTTCGTCAACACGAACCCGCCGGAACTCATCGACACGTACACCCTCCTCGTGGTCGCGAAGGGCGGCCTGCCGCGGAATCCGGAACTGCTCCCGCTCTCCATCCTGTTCTACCTCGTCGCGCTCGCCAGCGCGGCGGCCGGACTGGTCGGCCGCGAGGACGCACGCTTCACCGCCGGAATCCTCGTTCTCGCGGGCCTCTCTCACCTCGGCGTCGCGTACGCGTTCAGCCACCGACTCGCGTACACCCCGGTCCCGTTCGGCGCGGTACTGATGTTCGGTGTCGCCTGGTGGTACTACTGGCCCAGCCTCCGGGCGCTGATGCTGGCGCCGGTGGACGGGTAATCGAGGGAAACGGAATACTTCGGAGTATCTGTTATCGTAGCCGAGGGGCTACTCCCACGTCTCGATGCGGCCTTCCCGGATATCTTCGACGCAGCCCTGGCAGTCCGTGCTGTCTGGGTCGTAGCAGACCGGCCGGGCGGCCTCGTCGAGGTCGACAGCCCGGCGCTCGGCGTGGCGGCGGCAGACGAGCTTGGCGCGGCCCTCCTCGTCGGTCGGGAGGCCCGCGAGCGCCTGGTTGCGTCCGCTCTCGTACGACCGCCGGGCCTCCTCGACCTGTCGGCCCGCCGAGCGGAGCTTCGACCGGAGGAACCGCTTCAGTCGCCGTCGGTCGCCCATACCGACTCACGGGTGCCCGGCCACAAAGACGCGTCGGCGCGCTCCCGGCCGCGCTCCAGTACGCGTCGGTGCGTCCACGCCCACGCTCCGGCGAAAGCGATAGGTGGGTTCCGTGGGCAAGAGCCGGTATGCCGGGGCCCGTGTTCATCGAGACGGAACGGCTCGAACTCCGGACGGTCGAGGAAGGGGACGCGGATGTGGTACAGCGCGCCCGGATGCATCCCGATATCAGGCGGTACATCGCCGGATTCCGGGCGCCCCGGAGCGAGTCGGCCGTCGCCGAGGACGTTCCGAGCGACGACGGCGTCTCGCTGTTCGTCGTTCCGAAGGCGGGTGAACACGGGGGGCAGCCGGTCGGACAGGTCGAACTCGACTACGTGAACGAGGCCGACGGCTGGGCGAACCTCAGCTTCTGGTTGTTCCCCGAGGGGTGGGGACACGGCTACGCGACGGAGGCCGCGGCGAATCTGGTCGCGTTCGCCTTCCGGGAACGGGGACTCCGCCGCATCACGGCGAACGCGCTCGCGCCGAACGACGGTTCCATCGCCGTACTGGAGCGACTGGGATTCACGCACGAGGGGACACAGCGTGAGAAGACGATGGCAGACGGCGAGTACGCCGATGTCGAGTTCTACGGGCTCCTCCAGCGCGAGTGGCCGGGAGCCGATACCGTCCGGTCGGACTGACCGTCGACGGGCCGGCGGCGGTCCGGCGGGAGGCGGTCCGGCGGGAGGACCTGACCCGAGCCGAGGAACCCGGCGATAGATGCATCGAAGGCCACGATTACACTTCCACCCCGGTCGCGAAACTTCTTATACCATCCGGCGCCAAGCGGCGTACGCCTCCCATTGAAAACACGCGGAGGCGGAACGAACCCATGGCAGACCTACAGCGACACGCCGAAGAGGTACACGACCAGTTCTCCGACCAGCTCGATATCACCGTCGAGGACGTCCAGGAGCGCCTCGAGACGCTCGTGAACGAGTACAAGGTGCCGGCTGACGAGGCCCGGCGCAGCGTCGTCTCGACGTATCTGGACGAGGCGGGCATGGAGCGCGATGAGATCGGCGGTGGCGGCGGTGGCGGCAACGCCTCGGTCAAGGCGGCCGAGATCGACCAGGACGAGCAGTGGGTCGACCTGCGCGTGACGGTGGCGGACCTCTGGGAGCCCCGGAGCGACGCCGTCGCGCAGGTCGGGCTGCTCGGTGACGAGTCAGGCACGGTCAAGTTCGTCGCCTTCGAGACCAG of the Haloglomus salinum genome contains:
- a CDS encoding TIGR04206 family protein; translation: MDDASAGGPAPLTPDRGEPHGSPGRRLAAIAALAVVPWTVILIYGEVTLVFPFGFVNTNPPELIDTYTLLVVAKGGLPRNPELLPLSILFYLVALASAAAGLVGREDARFTAGILVLAGLSHLGVAYAFSHRLAYTPVPFGAVLMFGVAWWYYWPSLRALMLAPVDG
- a CDS encoding competence/damage-inducible protein A encodes the protein MRVAIVTVGDELLVGDTVNTNAAWLGRQLAERGVDVERATTVPDRVADIAGVVTEYRDRYDAVLVTGGLGPTHDDLTMDAVAAAFDVAVEESEVALDWLSESGYAHEDLATGTADIPAGARPLHNEEGVAPGCVIENVYVLPGVPAEMESMFESIAGQFVGSETYTAFVTADEPESALIDRFAELREQFDVQVGSYPGEHVRVKLQGPEERVVQEAAAWLRERVDVVEEAEGT
- a CDS encoding helix-hairpin-helix domain-containing protein encodes the protein MTLFDSILSLLGLKSTDSDSRSESTDVTVEHDPDAENEAAVKGTDATASTGSITEEPPEDEGAAEPAEATDGTAGADHAGTEHEAAEPAEAAGPSDEPDTEAEPAPVDESPAGEPEVEADEEETTDGEAETADEETADEEAADAASTEDAAAAGTDAAASTGSVTEEPPEEGAAAEPAEAAGGISEEDDEHEAAEPAEAAGPVSEESDPAEESEGDDDDPVDTVSGIGPAYASQLADVGVETVAELAAADPAELAEETGISEKRLTRLVERAGERLD
- a CDS encoding DUF2110 family protein, producing the protein MVVLATKLYVEGEARERALDSLRSQVDNTIGELDVESSLGIRDDDFPSVTISGPDATAARNALAEEWGELTPHREAGGTYVGTLARWDDDGFTLDVGFGETVRVPAENLGLGPGDATQIRQRFGLVQHLPLTYTIAEDEEGDEVASLAESEQDRLYEWTRGTGRLNVNSATRAEVRATVNRAGHAQDIVTVERLGLLEQSVVCKEGTDPPGLLSAVGEYLPAELLCVVP
- a CDS encoding DUF5803 family protein — its product is MTGDVPDDGTNDGGAGPSPGSRRRLAAGVVLLGALLALGGCTSVFGPGSVQSGSLAEDPGGQYDWTADADGYIEVNKNNFTSVYAVGNRTTGSREAGENFTMGLYTRDALGTDQPVDPISLQFRYENGTVLRYQETDDGNANLVMLKDGETVDVPDSKLAVSKSRRRTTVRLPTNETGKLAFTTPKNGKQVATPTFVEGSYEMVLPEGARVGLPVLAQVQPTRTSAERVDGQVHVRWDSVTRARSVLVRYYLQRDLFLFGGLVALMLVLGTGGALYYYLQIRETVKRREEVGLDIDIEDDDGRDPPPGMG
- a CDS encoding GNAT family N-acetyltransferase, with amino-acid sequence MPGPVFIETERLELRTVEEGDADVVQRARMHPDIRRYIAGFRAPRSESAVAEDVPSDDGVSLFVVPKAGEHGGQPVGQVELDYVNEADGWANLSFWLFPEGWGHGYATEAAANLVAFAFRERGLRRITANALAPNDGSIAVLERLGFTHEGTQREKTMADGEYADVEFYGLLQREWPGADTVRSD
- a CDS encoding DUF7091 family protein, with translation MGDRRRLKRFLRSKLRSAGRQVEEARRSYESGRNQALAGLPTDEEGRAKLVCRRHAERRAVDLDEAARPVCYDPDSTDCQGCVEDIREGRIETWE
- a CDS encoding shikimate dehydrogenase, whose translation is MQVYGLLGNPVGHSLSPPMHEAGYEELGLDARYVTFEPAPDEFDDAVAGARALGVRGLNVTIPFKSDALAHPDVEADGLAERIGAVNTLDFGGDRITGHNTDAAGVTRAFEHHDVALEGAGVVVGAGGAGRAAAFALADAGVDVTIANRTESKATDLAAAVPGASGHPLDAVPDLLAGADLLVNATSVGMEEDTSPVPAEALHGDLAVLDAVYTPIETRLLRDAAAAGATTVDGAWMLLFQGVEAFELWTGEQAPVDAMNAALRGVL
- a CDS encoding ABC transporter permease; protein product: MRGVVARRDLTSLTREKTIVLALLIQLFVAAFSSFLVVGLTSLYDPSAVQGKVTVGVTGEAADVVAAAGAGREGLSAVRYDTRDDALAAFEANQVDALVAAERYADESGGTRVRIEATAPANSFRGTLIVAQLRETLEALERQERQERAAYLDAPVIPLPGEVSASPYFGFSYTVLVPLLLFLPVFIAGSVAVDIVTEEIERGTLELLQVAPLSLTAIADGKALGAVFLGPAQALLWMALLTLNGITVANLPGLLVLTAGLSLALVAVGIGLGLVVRERQRAQLLYSLGVLGAFAGAALLPEHPATTAALLAIDSPGEFSRLLVVLYLVAGVAVALGVRSFVTRIDAEGL
- a CDS encoding transcription factor — translated: MAFEDLLEDPVIQKYLHELVGPTGMPVAAAPPDGEVTDEELAEELGMELNDVRRALFILYENDLASYRRLRDEDSGWLTYLWTFEYENIPERLEEEMHRLLEALEEREDYERDNEFYLCEQDSIRFEFGEAMEFGFQCPNCGGELTSMSNERLVDAMEQRIAELREELHLPAPDEAEA
- a CDS encoding PrsW family glutamic-type intramembrane protease; the encoded protein is MRPRTVLRIARWEVTKNAGGLDRRTVAVAVVGILFAFALAPVVAGGGFALDEGIYRVGVAEDSVFHPAVASDDTFRVVEPEPGLLAAGGADIVIQERSLVAADSEKGRAAVAELRTTVQQFNDRRMLNETNASAAYPVFPVSLRYADRGSVDTGSDGGAGGDGGTGGGGDGGTGGGGEGGTGSDGGAGGDGDGDGGGLPSGGGGGQFGVPGLSGGVFGSGTTAGTPGDLAPPFPFGSLVLAFVFVIPLNFVIQAYGSSVLSERLNRRGELLLVAPVKPREIVAGKTLPYLVGAIAITGAITGLITLGTGSGSLLSVVAVAALALLFLAASFVGAMFARSFKELTFVTVAISVLLMTFAFVPAIFTDVGSVALISPLTLVVRDLTGATVGLGGIVFALLPTTLTALLLFTLGTGIYREEDMFTQRPVHLKAMDSLAARISRPRSLTLVVAALVPFVFVAELMAVALLFALPGGLSVVLLLTVVAVIEELAKSLPVYAGFMHARYERTARTAVVAGAFAGFGFFLAEKLTLIVQVVGLDQQISEGSAVFQTGANAGPAVALLLLLAPLALHVVTTTLSALGATRSRDGYALGLTAAIFLHVVYNLSVVVFLV